The following proteins are encoded in a genomic region of Cyclonatronum proteinivorum:
- a CDS encoding PAS domain-containing protein has protein sequence MQPHYLLNELKSLFKDTDTLLNMLDSGLADGIWFLDLENPDHQWFSDRFWEALGYDSAEMHQHPSAWMALADPEDTNRISRSLDEGKVAKDYRFDEVIRFTHKSGRYVWMRCVARPVCDKHDKPVRLLGFHHDVSSEIMLQKSKELESELIRHGFKSPEDGYWELRVHDGSVFWSSQMYHIHGVDYDFPLSLDTGLNFYSEDDQQKLGAAIQNGINNPGLTNTLELTLHPRLRDPIPALISFKCVEVAHPGETAELYLIGTFEALGDEQQTNIQLKKRLSEMEKQVFISSQTMNMGLLQFSKDLSRIRSCGYLPVLFDIPEGQNTAVHLKRKLKIIQDGRQNLFLPAVVNMIDMLEPAVGEQHWLGDFLLQYANKGKRNWFKTYLRVGQNDDGELVYKLVLHNIDDEKRRELANLEQQYFLERSQTVSGVGHFVIYLEQGTWEGSPVMLDILGVDDSFEKSVHNWITLLTPEFSESVPKAFYEAVQAQTSFYTTYQIVRPRDGALRWVKISADFVNRENFYRTSSEPTFVGTIQDVTDQMEYTRKIEEQNAFLRKLAWSQSHEVRAPLARLMGVAEALQDMNPSDPDTQMFYESILPTAKELDEVITKLNNRINTFEKAFGKSLRTDD, from the coding sequence ATGCAGCCTCACTATTTACTGAACGAACTTAAAAGTTTATTTAAGGATACAGATACACTGCTCAATATGCTGGATTCCGGGCTGGCCGACGGGATCTGGTTTTTGGATTTGGAGAACCCAGATCACCAATGGTTTAGCGATCGCTTCTGGGAGGCGTTGGGCTATGACAGCGCTGAAATGCATCAGCACCCTTCCGCATGGATGGCACTGGCTGATCCCGAAGACACCAACCGCATTTCACGCTCTCTTGATGAGGGCAAAGTTGCTAAAGACTATCGCTTTGATGAAGTAATCCGCTTCACTCACAAATCCGGACGCTATGTATGGATGCGCTGCGTAGCGCGTCCGGTTTGTGACAAGCATGATAAACCCGTCAGGCTGCTGGGGTTTCACCATGATGTGAGCAGCGAAATAATGCTGCAAAAATCCAAAGAGCTGGAAAGCGAACTGATCAGGCATGGGTTCAAATCGCCTGAGGACGGCTACTGGGAACTTCGGGTACATGATGGCAGCGTCTTTTGGTCGTCCCAAATGTATCATATTCATGGGGTGGACTACGATTTCCCACTTTCGCTCGATACAGGCCTGAACTTCTATTCCGAAGATGATCAGCAAAAGCTCGGTGCGGCCATTCAAAACGGCATCAATAATCCCGGCCTTACAAACACCCTCGAGCTCACCTTACATCCGCGTTTGAGGGACCCCATACCGGCACTGATTTCATTCAAGTGTGTTGAAGTAGCGCATCCGGGAGAAACAGCAGAGCTGTACCTTATCGGAACTTTTGAAGCACTGGGTGATGAACAGCAAACGAATATTCAGCTCAAAAAAAGGCTGAGTGAAATGGAAAAGCAGGTTTTTATTAGCAGTCAGACAATGAACATGGGCTTGCTGCAGTTCAGCAAAGATCTGTCACGCATACGAAGCTGCGGCTATCTTCCTGTGCTGTTTGACATTCCGGAAGGACAGAACACGGCCGTTCACCTCAAGCGAAAACTGAAAATTATTCAGGACGGGCGTCAGAATCTGTTCCTGCCCGCAGTAGTGAATATGATTGATATGCTCGAGCCTGCGGTCGGAGAACAGCACTGGCTGGGTGATTTTCTGCTGCAGTATGCAAATAAGGGGAAGCGCAACTGGTTTAAAACCTACCTGAGGGTTGGGCAAAACGACGATGGGGAACTGGTCTATAAGCTGGTACTCCACAATATTGATGACGAAAAGCGGCGTGAGCTTGCCAATCTGGAGCAGCAGTATTTTCTGGAGCGCTCGCAGACCGTTTCCGGTGTAGGGCATTTTGTCATATACCTGGAGCAGGGCACGTGGGAAGGTTCACCTGTTATGCTTGATATTTTGGGGGTCGATGACAGCTTTGAAAAATCTGTTCATAACTGGATTACACTGCTCACCCCGGAGTTTTCAGAGAGCGTGCCCAAAGCGTTTTATGAAGCTGTGCAAGCACAAACTTCCTTCTACACAACCTATCAGATTGTTCGCCCCCGTGATGGCGCGCTCCGGTGGGTTAAAATCAGCGCCGACTTCGTGAACCGGGAAAATTTTTACCGGACAAGTTCCGAACCAACTTTTGTGGGTACCATACAGGATGTAACCGATCAGATGGAGTACACCCGCAAAATCGAAGAACAAAACGCCTTTCTCCGTAAACTGGCTTGGTCGCAGTCGCACGAAGTCCGCGCGCCCCTTGCCCGCCTGATGGGCGTAGCTGAGGCCCTGCAGGACATGAATCCGTCTGATCCCGACACCCAGATGTTTTACGAAAGCATTCTGCCCACCGCTAAAGAGCTGGATGAAGTCATCACAAAGCTCAACAACCGCATCAATACCTTCGAAAAAGCTTTCGGCAAATCCCTGCGCACAGACGACTGA